In Naumovozyma castellii chromosome 1, complete genome, one DNA window encodes the following:
- the NCAS0A08190 gene encoding uncharacterized protein (ancestral locus Anc_2.623), translating into MPGTKDTKRQPESCSHNLREKRRANAKKRRHKKLNKYSFMNHMKVDGCDYNFITNPEYLDEKYGSEKSFYIKNFIRCIHEKIDSDIRSMDDAFIDSLDPWLKSKLFLLLVTLSEQGGSDYRIDDDDDNGDDDETIDKHDADEVSGSDEPKKEDIDAAANKKSQTTKLTELFKTPTLMEQIMKENINEEFSESNYDDNYVFSSIWANFMEGLINHYLEKIIVPQSEMKVCKGLYKPMMKIISLYNEYNKLLGKGEMNVHIPSIEELEMNDEHPTAQPEGKSMTTTEKEKLIMQARQDIPKTISDELTLLSEMYSTILADEQDYQLEEFLDHAEEFIELEYLPSLVNFLFANCGSRTFWKIMIVLEPFFYYIEDIDDVEDQKEVNSVNGSPGDKSNLTNGCSDPRVSTLEKICEVAAIQQWS; encoded by the coding sequence ATGCCTGGTACGAAGGATACAAAAAGACAACCTGAGTCTTGCTCGCATAATCTTCGAGAGAAAAGAAGAGCCAATgccaagaagagaagacaTAAGAAACTGAACAAATACTCGTTCATGAACCACATGAAAGTTGACGGATGCGATTACAACTTCATCACGAATCCTGAATACCTGGATGAAAAATACGGGTCGGAAAAGAGCTTCTACATCAAGAATTTCATCAGATGCATCCATGAAAAAATCGATTCTGATATTAGGTCGATGGACGACGCatttattgattctttGGACCCTTGGCTGAAGAGCAAGTTATTCTTGTTATTGGTCACTTTATCAGAACAAGGTGGTTCCGATTATAGgattgatgatgacgatgataatggcgatgatgatgaaaccaTTGATAAACACGACGCCGATGAGGTGTCAGGTTCGGATGAGCCGAAAAAGGAAGATATTGATGCTGCTGCTAATAAGAAATCACAAACGACTAAGCTGACTGAATTGTTCAAGACGCCTACTTTGATGGAACAGATTATGaaggaaaatatcaatgaaGAGTTTTCTGAGTCAAATTATGATGATAATTATGTGTTTTCATCCATATGGGCGAATTTCATGGAAGGGTTGATTAACcattatttggaaaagattattgtACCTCAGTCAGAAATGAAGGTTTGTAAAGGGCTATATAAGCCTATGatgaaaattatttcattgtATAATGAATACAATAAGCTTTTAGGTAAAGGAGAAATGAATGTGCACATACCGtctattgaagaattggaaatgaATGATGAGCATCCAACAGCACAACCAGAAGGCAAATCCATGACAACTACTGAAAAGGAGAAGTTAATAATGCAGGCTCGTCAAGATATTCCCAAAACTATTAGTGATGAACTAACGTTATTATCAGAAATGTACTCTACTATCTTGGCAGACGAACAGGATTATCAGTTAGAAGAATTTTTAGATCATGCGGAggaatttattgaattagAATACTTACCTAGTCTGgtcaattttttatttgcGAACTGTGGATCAAGAAccttttggaaaattatgATTGTATTGGAACCGtttttctattatattgaagatattgatgatgtgGAAGACCAAAAGGAGGTAAACTCTGTCAACGGATCACCTGGTGACAAAAGTAACTTGACAAACGGTTGTTCAGATCCAAGAGTGAGTACATTAGAGAAAATTTGTGAAGTTGCAGCTATCCAACAGTGGTCTTAA
- the ARG7 gene encoding glutamate N-acetyltransferase (ancestral locus Anc_2.628): MRITAYALQRATKMVDKYALYVPKTGSFPKGFQVASLASGVKKNGNLDLGIIVNTNKSRLSSAAAVFTTNKFKAAPVLTSKEVLDVTGGVGVNAIVVNSGCANSVTGEIGMKDAQDMVGLVNKQLNSKNSTLVMSTGVIGQRLQMDKISKGINNIFAEKKFGTDFNSWLNIAKSINTTDTFPKLITSKFKLPNGAEYTLTGMAKGAGMICPNMATLLGFIVTDLPIESNTLQNMLRYATSRSFNCISVDGDMSTNDTICMIANGAVETSEISEQSEEFKRVQGQVTEFAQKLAQLVVRDGEGSTKFVTVNVKNALNFGDAKIIAETISNSMLVKTALYGQDANWGRILCAIGYAKLDNLKSLNVDKINVSFIATDNSEPRELKLIVNGVPQLEIDEARASEILALNDLEVLVNLGTGTEEAQFWTCDLSHEYVTINGDYRS, from the coding sequence ATGAGAATCACAGCTTATGCTCTTCAACGTGCCACCAAAATGGTAGACAAATATGCTCTATATGTTCCTAAAACAGGTTCTTTCCCAAAGGGTTTCCAAGTAGCTTCCCTTGCATCTGGagtaaaaaaaaatggaaacttAGATCTGGGGATAATTGTTAATACCAATAAATCTCGTTTATCATCTGCTGCAGCTGTATTTACTACCAATAAGTTCAAAGCTGCACCAGTCTTAACATCGAAGGAAGTTCTTGATGTTACTGGCGGTGTTGGTGTCAATGCTATTGTTGTGAACTCAGGCTGTGCCAATTCTGTTACTGGTGAGATCGGTATGAAGGATGCTCAAGATATGGTTGGTTTAGTCAATAAGCAATTGAACTCGAAGAATTCTACTCTAGTTATGTCAACAGGTGTTATTGGCCAAAGATTACAAATGGATAAGATCTCGAAGGGTatcaataatatatttgctgaaaagaaatttggaaCAGACTTTAATTCTTGGTTGAATATTGCTAAATCTATCAACACCACGGATACTTTCCCAAAGTTGATCACCTCTAAATTCAAGTTACCCAATGGCGCCGAATATACTTTAACTGGGATGGCAAAAGGTGCTGGTATGATTTGTCCAAATATGGCTACTTTATTGGGTTTCATTGTTACTGATTTACCAATCGAAAGTAACACGTTACAAAATATGCTAAGATATGCTACAAGCCGCTCATTCAATTGTATATCTGTGGATGGTGACATGAGTACTAATGATACCATCTGTATGATTGCTAATGGAGCTGTGGAAACGTCTGAAATTTCTGAACaatctgaagaatttaagAGAGTACAGGGCCAAGTCACTGAATTCGCCCAAAAATTAGCTCAACTAGTGGTTCGTGACGGTGAAGGTTCAACCAAGTTTGTGACAGTTAATGTTAAGAATGCATTAAATTTTGGTGATGCAAAGATTATTGCTGAAACtatttccaattccatGTTAGTGAAAACTGCGCTATATGGTCAAGATGCTAATTGGGGGAGAATATTATGTGCCATTGGATATGCcaaattggataatttgaaatctttaaatGTTGATAAGATCAATGTTAGTTTCATTGCCACTGATAATTCGGAACCTCGTGAATTGAAACTAATTGTCAACGGTGTCCCACAATTAGAAATTGACGAAGCAAGAGCTTCAGAAATTTTGGCTTTGAATGACTTGGAAGTGTTGGTTAACCTAGGCACCGGTACTGAAGAAGCTCAATTCTGGACTTGTGATTTATCACATGAATACGTCACAATTAACGGTGATTATCGTTCTTAG
- the NCAS0A08180 gene encoding DUF4448 domain-containing protein (ancestral locus Anc_2.624), producing the protein MYSSTFSLIILLACALFTSVTSAQDGEEPQPWVRTVYSTVVEIITPTVIAGVTFSGKPLHETREPLDPWISLNKAGKPKTINPELKKGRVHNPSPEYSTFFQSAVVKETTLPNGEKFEDEEYVEEDKTYISLNPIIRCTPERFFNKMAGYNDDTSEPFCTPHENVKWVVGSTYFVTWYTRSFPDIIKVRIHLSFVKESMEEIGMYKRDDTDKQPPQLLFFSSEWIDNFNGIYPITVDEDWMMDKYERKIMVSIQPSDIKDEEFDPFDNGITLHLKVPTKIYKNTKQYWEKEEQGIRDDRWLRVAITVPIIILFVCLIVYVSITLGNRRINIAAVSNRVSAQKHRVLGKVKDIKRYKHFKNHPYSELPRKTDKQH; encoded by the coding sequence ATGTATTCCAGTACCTTTTCTCTCATTATACTACTAGCCTGTGCTCTATTTACTTCAGTAACTAGCGCTCAGGACGGGGAGGAGCCGCAACCCTGGGTAAGAACAGTTTATTCTACAGTAGTCGAAATCATAACGCCAACAGTGATAGCTGGCGTCACTTTCTCAGGAAAACCCCTTCATGAAACGAGAGAGCCTCTAGATCCATggatttctttgaataaagCGGGCAAACCAAAAACTATTAACccagaattgaaaaagggAAGGGTTCACAATCCATCTCCTGAATATTCTACATTCTTCCAAAGCGCTGTTGTTAAAGAGACTACGTTACCCAATGGCGAAAagtttgaagatgaagaatatgtGGAGGAAGATAAAACATATATATCTTTAAACCCCATCATCAGATGTACACCAGAGAGATTCTTTAATAAGATGGCAGGCTATAATGATGACACTAGCGAACCCTTCTGTACACCTCATGAAAACGTCAAATGGGTCGTTGGAAGCACATATTTTGTTACTTGGTATACAAGATCATTCCCAGACATTATTAAAGTGAGGATTCATTTGTCTTTTGTGAAGGAGTCGATGGAGGAAATAGGTATGTATAAGCGCGATGACACAGACAAACAACCTCCacaattattattcttctcTTCCGAATGGattgataattttaatGGGATTTATCCAATTACGGTTGATGAAGATTGGATGATGGATAAatatgaaagaaaaattatggTTTCCATACAACCATCTGACataaaagatgaagagTTCGATCCATTCGATAATGGTATTACGTTACATTTAAAAGTTCCTACAAAAATATACAAGAATACGAAGCAATATTGGGAAAAGGAAGAACAGGGAATAAGGGATGATAGGTGGCTTCGAGTTGCAATAACAGTCcccattattattctatTTGTATGCTTGATTGTATATGTTTCAATTACGCTAGGAAATAGACGAATCAATATCGCTGCAGTTAGTAATAGGGTTTCTGCACAGAAGCATCGTGTATTGGGCAAAGTTAAAGATATTAAGAGATATAAACATTTTAAGAACCATCCTTACTCAGAATTGCCAAGGAAAACGGACAAACAGCATTAA
- the FET3 gene encoding ferroxidase FET3 (ancestral locus Anc_2.622) — MSTMQDIIRFTLTLLLSLTHLVAATTHTFNWTTGWDYQNVDGVLNRPVITCNGQWPWPDIRVQKGDRIQVYLTNGFNDSDTSLHFHGLFQKGNTKMDGVPMLTQCPVPPGTTYLYNFTVEDQAGSYWYHSHTAGQYEDGFRGLLIIDDGENNKDFPYEYDVDVPLAIGDWHGKTVDVLTKKFMNLFNPTGAEPIPQNLILNNTRNLTWNVQPDTTYLLRIVNTGGFVSQYFWIEDHDMTVVEVDGIYTEQNTTNMLYVTVAQRYSVFVHTKNDTSKNFAIMQKFDETMLDLIPKDLELNATSYMVYNETAPMPGQNIVDSIDDYLDDFYLVPYTKVERFGDPDYTLTLDMKMDNLMDGKNYAFFNDISYTTPKVPTLMSVLSSGNDSVNEAVYGTNTNSFVLEKDQIVDIVMNNYDTGKHPFHLHGHVFQVIVRDRPYDDEKGETVHPFDSSDHPDYPEYPMMRDTLYLNPQSNFVLRFKADNPGVWFFHCHIEWHLIQGLAVVFVEDPLSIQQEQSQHLTENEIDVCSAANILYQGNAAGNTVDVLDLTGQNVQEKNIPNGFTKKGIIAMTFLCLDGVLGLMTLSMYGLMDISNVEEKVIRDLELPPEVILEDVDLESSHETGESNVSQLSSTEH; from the coding sequence ATGTCCACAATGCAAGACATAATCCGGTTCACTCTTACATTATTACTTTCTCTGACGCACTTGGTCGCGGCAACGACACACACGTTCAATTGGACTACAGGTTGGGACTACCAAAACGTGGATGGTGTCCTCAATCGTCCAGTGATAACATGCAACGGTCAATGGCCTTGGCCTGACATTAGGGTTCAGAAGGGTGACAGGATTCAAGTTTACTTGACTAACGGATTCAATGACTCAGACACTTCTCTGCATTTCCATGGGTTATTCCAGAAAGGGAACACTAAGATGGATGGGGTTCCCATGTTGACGCAATGTCCCGTTCCTCCAGGGACCACATATTTGTATAATTTTACTGTGGAGGACCAGGCCGGTAGTTACTGGTATCATTCACACACTGCCGGTCAATATGAGGACGGGTTTAGAGGATTGCTTATTATTGATGACGGAGAGAATAATAAGGATTTTCCCTACGAGTATGATGTAGATGTTCCTTTGGCTATTGGGGATTGGCATGGTAAGACAGTGGACGTGTTGACTAAGAAATTTATGAACTTGTTTAACCCAACTGGTGCGGAACCAATCCCACAAAATTTGATCTTAAATaatacaagaaatttaacTTGGAATGTGCAACCTGATACAACTTACTTGCTAAGAATTGTCAACACTGGAGGGTTTGTATCTCAGTATTTTTGGATTGAAGATCATGATATGACCGTGGTGGAAGTAGATGGGATTTATACGGAACAGAATACGACTAACATGTTGTACGTTACTGTGGCACAAAGGTATTCTGTTTTCGTTCACACAAAGAATGATACTTCTAAGAATTTTGCTATTATGCAGAAATTCGATGAGACGATGTTGGATCTGATACCTAAggatttggaattgaatgCAACTTCATATATGGTTTATAACGAAACAGCACCCATGCCCGGGCAGAATATTGTGGATTCCATCGATGATTATTTGGATGATTTTTATTTAGTTCCTTACACTAAAGTTGAAAGATTTGGTGATCCGGATTATACGCTGACCTTAGATATGAAGATGGATAATTTAATGGATGGTAAGAACTATGCTTTCTTTAATGATATTTCCTACACAACACCAAAGGTCCCCACATTAATGTCAGTATTATCAAGTGGGAATGATTCTGTGAATGAAGCTGTTTACGGAACGAACACCAATTCATTTGTTTTGGAGAAAGATCAAATTGTTGACATTGTCATGAACAATTATGACACGGGGAAACATCCATTCCATTTGCATGGTCATGTCTTCCAAGTTATAGTGAGGGACCGTCCCTATGACGATGAGAAAGGAGAGACCGTTCATCCATTTGATTCTTCTGATCATCCAGACTACCCTGAGTACCCAATGATGAGAGACACGCTTTATTTAAACCCGCAATCAAATTTTGTGCTAAGGTTTAAAGCTGATAACCCGGGTGTTTGGTTCTTCCATTGTCATATAGAGTGGCATTTGATTCAAGGGTTGGCCGTTGTTTTCGTGGAAGATCCTTTATCCATTCAACAAGAACAGTCTCAACACTTAACTGAGAATGAGATAGACGTTTGTTCTGCAGCAAACATTCTATATCAAGGTAATGCAGCAGGTAATACTGTCGATGTATTGGATTTAACAGGCCAAAAtgttcaagaaaaaaatatccCCAATGGGTTTACAAAGAAGGGTATTATTGCAATGACCTTCTTGTGTCTGGATGGTGTATTAGGGTTGATGACCCTTTCCATGTATGGTTTAATGGATATTAGTAATGTCGAGGAGAAAGTTATTCGTGATTTAGAACTCCCACCTGAAGTAATCCTTGAGGATGTAGATTTGGAAAGTAGTCACGAAACTGGGGAATCAAATGTTAGCCAACTTTCTTCCACAGAACATTAA
- the RNA14 gene encoding cleavage polyadenylation factor subunit RNA14 (ancestral locus Anc_2.627) gives MSASESPTATPDDLAHTNAPIAHSLTPPDSKDHDDKRLPTDKEGILKAKLATNPTSILTYLELIQYYESQENDMLPQIRETFTILHDRFPLMSFLWTIQLKMELSRDEFTTAETILSNCLAGDRENNDLSLWATYLDYIRRKNNLITGGQEARATVIKAFELVVDKCAVWEPQSGQFWIDYLGFLENWKPVNKWEEQQKVDMLRKVYKTMLSVPFDSLERMWNKYTQWEQDINSLTARKFIGELSSDYMKARSLFQEWSNITKNLKRVIPMSLQTVNKNNIPQEDTYDPQQLQIWLNWIKWELENKLQLPEDQLRCRILYVYKQSIQYMVFAPEIWYRYSMYITDLSEREKVLSMSLLANPSSPTITFKMAECFESTNQIEKIQSCFDSCTHALLQKYQYISKEYEKQNEQSTQLITNDMVQDTKRELTFVYCVYMNTMKRLSGLSAARSIFGKCRKLKRKLTHDIYVENAYLEFQNQNDYKTACKVLELGLKYFQTDGIYTNKYLDFLILLNKDAQIKTLFETSVEKVDNLDQLKLIFRKMLNYESKFGNLNNVYSLEKKFLEKFPDENLIDVFTDRYQIQNENLIKRLELTYLYNYEDANMSILPSSKRKYNAISSSTMADNDNNNSNARKRMRSNQEPLIPSEIVELLSILPKRQYFKNALLNSKKLLNFLDNQVEIPSSEKEES, from the coding sequence ATGTCAGCCTCCGAATCACCTACTGCTACTCCTGACGATCTTGCACATACCAATGCGCCAATAGCCCACTCACTAACTCCTCCAGACTCCAAAGACCATGATGACAAACGATTACCAACTGACAAAGAAGGCATCCTGAAGGCAAAACTTGCAACCAATCCAACTTCCATTCTTACGTACTTGGAATTAATTCAGTATTACGAATCTCAAGAAAATGACATGCTTCCACAAATTAGAGAAACGTTTACCATCTTACATGATCGCTTCCCTCTGATGTCATTCTTATGGACCATccaattgaagatggaaCTATCTAGAGATGAATTTACCACCGCTGAAACCATTCTCTCTAATTGTCTTGCCGGCGACAGAGAGAACAATGACCTTTCTCTGTGGGCGACTTATTTAGATTATATTAGAAGGAAAAATAACCTGATTACTGGTGGTCAAGAGGCCCGTGCTACAGTTATCAAAGCATTTGAGTTGGTGGTTGATAAATGTGCTGTTTGGGAACCTCAATCTGGTCAATTTTGGATTGATTACTTGGGATTTTTAGAAAATTGGAAGCCTGTAAATAAATGggaagaacaacaaaagGTTGATATGTTAAGGAAAGTTTACAAGACTATGCTTAGTGTCCCATTCGATTCCCTGGAGAGAATGTGGAATAAATATACTCAATGGGAGCAAGatattaattcattaacCGCCagaaaatttattggaGAACTATCATCAGATTATATGAAGGCAAGATCtttatttcaagaatggTCCAATATaaccaaaaatttaaaacGTGTTATACCAATGAGCTTACAAACTGTCAATAAAAATAACATCCCACAAGAAGACACCTATGATCCACAACAATTGCAAATATGGTTAAATTGGATTAAGTGGGAATTAGAAAATAAGTTACAATTACCTGAGGACCAATTAAGATGTAGGATACTATATGTGTATAAACAAAGTATTCAATATATGGTTTTTGCTCCAGAAATATGGTATCGTTATTCCATGTATATAACTGATTTGTCCGAAAGAGAAAAGGTACTTTCAATGTCCCTTTTGGCAAACCCTAGTTCACCTACAATAACATTCAAGATGGCAGAATGCTTTGAATCCAcaaatcaaattgaaaagattcaGTCATGTTTTGATAGTTGTACGCACGCATTGTTacaaaaatatcaatacaTTTCTaaagaatatgaaaaacaaaatgaacAGTCAACACAACTCATAACAAATGATATGGTACAAGATACCAAACGTGAGTTGACCTTTGTTTATTGCGTTTACATGAATACAATGAAACGATTATCAGGTCTTTCAGCAGCACGTTCCATATTTGGTAAATGTCGTAAACTGAAACGAAAATTAACTCACGATATCTATGTTGAGAATGCCtatttggaatttcaaaatcaaaatgaTTATAAGACGGCTTGTAAAGTACTTGAATTAggattgaaatatttccaaactGATGGTATTTAcacaaacaaatatttagatTTCTTAATCTTACTTAATAAAGATGCTCAAATCAAGACTCTTTTTGAAACTTCAGTGGAAAAAGTAGATAATTTAGATCAGTTGAAACTAATCTTTAGAAAGATGTTAAACTATGAATCTAAATTTGGTAATTTAAATAACGTTTATTCActagaaaagaaattcttAGAGAAATTCCCTGATGAAAATCTAATCGACGTTTTTACTGATCgttatcaaattcaaaatgaGAATCTAATAAAGAGACTAGAGTTAACGTACCTTTACAATTATGAAGATGCAAACATGAGCATACTACCATCTAGTAAAAGGAAATATAATGCTATAAGTAGTTCTACAATGGctgataatgataacaataacagTAATGCTAGAAAACGTATGAGATCAAACCAAGAACCATTAATTCCAAGTGAAATTGTAGAGTTGTTAAGTATCCTTCCAAAAAGACAATATTTTAAGAATGCgttattaaattcaaaaaaattgcTGAATTTCTTAGATAACCAAGTGGAAATTCCATCAAGTGAGAAGGAAGAATCATAA
- the RMT2 gene encoding protein-arginine N5-methyltransferase (ancestral locus Anc_5.589), translating into MSELHHILTFPIRPITKEAYLPKLSAFLKSGIPATYTLEQVAAFEQGKEDDETTSGSNTTPLHILARSLPEDLSSDETVVVLEMMNTLFEYGAGWNFLDYENKSIGDLLLEKRGQDRNGILYQRVVEAGVSAELLLRKVTGGEIEFLDDDDNDDELPIIKEDPPKDDEQESYSHSEGATKIAVDNDATAADQETYLHTKLEYTDDALVTKDNRDGVMMDWETNIMKLASDTIFPDLNDTSSATVLNIGFGMGIIDSFIQEKNPKRHYICEAHPDVLAKMKKDGWYEKQNVVILEGRWQDTLNKLLDDGNVFFDGIYYDTFSEHYQDMLDLYDLIVGLIKPEGVFSFFNGLGADRPICYDVYKKIVELDVAIYSMKCEYTTIHIDKQLPDWKDVKRSYFNCNYYYHPRISFI; encoded by the coding sequence ATGTCCGAATTACATCATATATTGACGTTCCCAATAAGACCAATCACAAAAGAGGCGTATTTACCAAAGTTATCAGCATTCTTGAAATCTGGTATCCCAGCGACATATACCTTAGAGCAGGTTGCAGCATTTGAACAAggtaaagaagatgatgaaacaaCATCCGGGTCAAACACGACACCTTTACATATACTTGCAAGATCTCTGCCAGAAGACCTATCCTCGGATGAAACAGTGGTTGTGTTAGAAATGATGAATACGCTATTTGAATATGGAGCTGGTTGGAACTTCTTAGACTATGAGAATAAATCTATAGGTGATTTATTACTAGAAAAAAGAGGCCAAGATAGAAATGGAATCTTATATCAAAGAGTAGTAGAGGCCGGTGTGAGCGCTGAATTGTTATTAAGAAAAGTTACCGGAGGTGAAATAGAATTtttagatgatgatgataatgatgatgaattaccaataattaaagaagatcCTCCAAAGGATGACGAACAAGAATCTTATTCTCATTCCGAAGGTGCAACGAAAATAGCTGTCGACAATGATGCAACAGCGGCAGACCAAGAAACGTATCTTCATACCAAACTTGAGTATACAGATGATGCATTAGTCACAAAAGATAATAGAGATGGTGTTATGATGGATTGGGAGACAAATATTATGAAATTGGCATCTGACACAATTTTCCCCGACTTGAATGATACTTCCTCAGCAACTGTGTTAAATATCGGTTTTGGCATGGGAATTATAGATTCGTTTATCCAGGAAAAAAATCCCAAGCGTCATTATATTTGTGAAGCACATCCTGACGTCCTAgcgaagatgaagaaggatGGATGGTATGAAAAGCAAAACGTCGTTATTCTTGAAGGAAGATGGCAAGACACATTAAATAAGTTATTAGACGATGGCAATGTTTTTTTCGATGGTATTTACTATGATACCTTTAGTGAACACTACCAAGATATGTTAGATCTCTATGACCTTATTGTTGGTCTAATAAAACCAGAAGGTGTgttttccttctttaatgGGTTAGGTGCAGATAGGCCGATATGCTATGATGTCTATAAAAAGATAGTTGAGCTTGATGTCGCAATCTACAGTATGAAATGTGAATACACGACAATACATATTGATAAACAATTGCCCGACTGGAAAGATGTAAAGCGATCCTATTTCAATtgtaattattattatcaccCACGTatatcatttatttaa
- the SAM37 gene encoding SAM complex subunit SAM37 (ancestral locus Anc_2.626): MTNKYTVHLWGAGGAPSLISPESMALFWWLNMHNDEFQQGQIEIVFSNNTDMSLNDQLPVMHITDALLTSTKQKCGFVDVVTYLESIIGIEVHGKGQGLLNSALLQYTADTLRVLSHYQLYLNRKNYSDFTRKVFSTMLYWPMWYNTPLQNRSKARHECQDIVDSISDEDEGERDNEEDEDGTMGESLGAGLAQSKPFKLQQRRQQMNKEQLQELKNNTRYFHKLDKFLTEWFAMRKNLAGDDVDAIMVLFLAHLNVQLELPEGDKVKDILETKFADEWEWLQPHLGAMKRLPNVVRVRPAVFREQGNMVMSLYNVL, translated from the coding sequence ATGACAAATAAGTATACTGTACATCTATGGGGGGCTGGTGGTGCACCTAGTCTGATTTCGCCAGAGTCCATGGCATTGTTCTGGTGGTTAAATATGCATAATGATGAGTTTCAGCAGGGCCAGATAGAGATAgtcttttccaataataCAGATATGTCCCTTAATGATCAATTACCTGTCATGCATATCACGGATGCATTGCTGACTTctacaaaacaaaaatgtGGATTTGTCGATGTCGTCACATATCTAGAATCAATCATTGGTATTGAAGTCCATGGAAAAGGGCAGGGATTACTAAATAGTGCCCTGTTACAGTACACGGCAGATACATTGAGAGTTCTCAGCCATTACCAATTATATCTGAATAGGAAAAATTACTCTGATTTTACAAGGAAAGTGTTTTCCACCATGCTTTACTGGCCAATGTGGTATAACACACCTTTACAGAATAGAAGCAAAGCACGTCACGAATGTCAAGATATAGTAGATAGTAtatctgatgaagatgaaggaGAAAgagataatgaagaagatgaagatgggACAATGGGTGAAAGTTTGGGGGCAGGCTTGGCCCAATCCAAACCGTTCAAGCTACAACAAAGAAGGCAACAAATGAATAAAGAACAATTGCAAGAGCTAAAGAATAACACACGCTACTTCCACAAATTGGACAAGTTCCTTACAGAGTGGTTTGCAATGAGGAAAAACCTGGCCGGCGATGATGTGGATGCTATTATGGTTTTATTCTTGGCGCACTTAAACGTTCAGTTAGAACTACCTGAAGGTGATAAAGTTAAAGATATACTAGAAACTAAATTTGCAGATGAATGGGAATGGTTGCAACCACATCTCGGAGCTATGAAACGGTTACCAAACGTGGTGAGAGTGAGACCAGCTGTGTTCAGAGAACAGGGCAATATGGTGATGTCGTTGTATAACGTTTTATAA